The Toxorhynchites rutilus septentrionalis strain SRP chromosome 3, ASM2978413v1, whole genome shotgun sequence genome includes a region encoding these proteins:
- the LOC129777524 gene encoding adventurous-gliding motility protein Z — protein MASKSFILVISVLCLVSSAVFAQQRVDVTNQEIRDAILSLVHSYSQLDNKLERHEQRERSLGEQVKKGLITLQKNQRVFDTLKGTITRLDERVSSIETALLSQDEKNTMQQMKLGETLEGVLRWLTDNAHALEARVQPEPPRSEEEGEGLGAKIEELTESIRELRREMAELKSDRDSIEQTNRNLLEQTEKLLSAKVDSSGEIIGKIEERLSSYYNNPVVISHSNVDFEEKVIAKLDKIDAVAKESKSVADSLAAQPPALDKEFIHGLVNETLEAIEDMRLEVLTASDKSFSKTATRIKENNEVLQGSVNEILKTLSEEIIDTEAFFSATKKDIGSLKDEIAALSRLEKFLLQTGENVLDAKRGIDYGIHQILREVTEVVKANSKELNATVTKRFDDIGATILDNHNGALTNLSSKIETEISQVWRQIGIMYQEISSSKQALDRLQQQTETYVNGTITTMDSMEGKVSLITGRMSEVDSNLNYLLGRLSLVTQEFNLIKRGLGQALDEIKSSFMEVQNRLKGPGPHKISSAEVEDDLSLAPPAK, from the exons ATGGCTTCAAAATCCTTTATATTGGTTATATCCGTCTTGTGCCTCGTATCATCTGCAGTATTCGCCCAACAGAGGGTGGACGTAAC GAACCAGGAAATTCGCGATGCCATCCTTTCGTTGGTGCATTCCTATAGTCAGCTGGACAATAAGCTAGAACGGCACGAGCAGAGGGAACGATCCCTTGGCGAGCAGGTTAAGAAGGGTTTAATCACGCTGCAGAAGAACCAGCGGGTATTCGACACGCTGAAGGGAACGATCACGCGGCTAGACGAACGCGTCAGCAGCATCGAAACGGCGCTCCTCAGC CAAGATGAGAAGAACACGATGCAGCAAATGAAGCTGGGTGAAACTCTTGAGGGGGTTCTGCGTTGGTTGACTGACAATGCGCACGCGCTTGAGGCTAGAGTCCAGCCGGAACCTCCCCGGTCCGAGGAGGAGGGCGAGGGACTGGGAGCGAAGATCGAGGAGCTTACCGAAAGTATTAGAGAGCTGAGGCGGGAGATGGCTGAACTGAAATCGGACAGAGACTCTATTGAG CAAACCAACCGTAATCTGCTGGAGCAAACGGAGAAACTGCTTAGCGCCAAGGTCGACTCGTCGGGAGAGATTATCGGCAAAATAGAGGAGCGGTTATCTTCTTACTACAACAACCCGGTCGTTATCTCCCACTCGAACGTTGACTTCGAGGAGAAGGTCATCGCGAAGCTGGACAAGATTGATGCCGTCGCGAAGGAAAGTAAATCGGTGGCGGACAGCTTGGCGGCCCAACCGCCTGCCCTAGATAAGGAGTTTATTCATGGGCTGGTCAACGAAACGCTGGAAGCGATAGAGGATATGCGTCTGGAGGTGTTGACTGCGTCCGATAAGAGCTTCTCGAAGACGGCGACCCGCATCAAGGAGAACAACGAAGTGCTGCAGGGCTCGGTGAATGAGATTCTGAAGACCCTGTCGGAGGAAATCATCGATACGGAAGCTTTCTTCTCGGCCACCAAGAAAGACATTGGTTCGCTGAAGGATGAGATTGCGGCACTGAGCAGATTGGAGAAATTCCTGCTGCAGACGGGTGAAAATGTGCTGGATGCCAAGCGGGGTATTGACTACGGTATTCATCAAATTCTTCGCGAGGTGACCGAGGTTGTGAAGGCCAATTCGAAGGAACTGAATGCAACGGTCACTAAGCGATTTGATGACATTGGGGCTACTATCTTGGATAATCATAATGGCGCGTTGACCAACCTCAGTTCGAAGATCGAAACGGAGATTAGCCAAGTTTGGCGACAGATTGGTATTATGTATCAGGAGATTTCATCCAGCAAGCAAGCATTGGATCGTCTGCAGCAACAGACGGAAACATATGTTAACGGAACAATTACAACAATGGACAGCATGGAGGGCAAG GTTTCACTGATCACCGGTCGAATGTCTGAGGTGGATTCAAACCTGAACTATCTACTGGGCCGGTTGTCATTGGTAACGCAAGAGTTCAATCTGATCAAGCGAGGTTTAGGCCAGGCGCTGGATGAAATCAAGAGTAGCTTCATGGAGGTACAGAACCGTCTGAAGGGACCGGGACCACATAAAATATCATCCGCCGAAGTCGAGGACGATCTGAGTCTAGCTCCGCCGGCTAAATGA